A region from the Mycobacterium heidelbergense genome encodes:
- a CDS encoding MmpS family transport accessory protein: MKKVWIALVIVVVVAVAGFCVTRLRSVFGNHDNRPITSGAADDIKPFNPKHVVYEVYGPAGTIANINYLDVNAQPQRASNVPLPWTLSVITTLPSVSVNVVAQADTDQIGCRIIVNDVVKDERSATGVNAQTFCIVKSA; the protein is encoded by the coding sequence GTGAAGAAAGTGTGGATTGCACTGGTCATCGTGGTGGTCGTCGCGGTCGCTGGATTCTGCGTCACGCGACTCCGGAGCGTCTTTGGCAATCACGACAATCGCCCGATCACCAGCGGCGCCGCCGACGACATTAAGCCGTTCAATCCCAAGCACGTCGTCTACGAGGTTTATGGCCCCGCCGGGACGATAGCGAACATCAATTACCTGGACGTCAACGCCCAGCCGCAGCGGGCCAGCAATGTGCCGCTGCCCTGGACGCTCTCGGTCATCACCACACTGCCCTCGGTGAGCGTCAACGTTGTGGCGCAGGCCGATACCGATCAGATCGGCTGCCGGATCATCGTGAACGACGTAGTCAAAGACGAAAGGTCGGCGACCGGAGTGAATGCCCAAACCTTCTGCATAGTGAAGTCCGCATGA
- a CDS encoding prolyl oligopeptidase family serine peptidase translates to MTSETAAAENNDDPYLWLEEVTGDEALAWVRARNEPTLAEFGGAEFERMRAEALEVLDTDARIPYVVRRGEYLYNFWRDAANPRGLWRRTTLDGYRTDSPDWDVLIDVDELGRADDEKWVWAGAGVIEPDHTRALIGLSRGGSDASIVREFDMATREFVAGGFELPEAKSQIAWADPDTVLVGTDFGAGSLTESGYPRVIKRWRRGTPLADAETVFEGARADVRVSASVDRTPGFERTLVLRALDFWNDEVYELRGPELIRIDAPTDAGVSIHREWLLIELRSDWHFRDEAYTAGSLLAADYNEFLAGTAQLRVVFEPDAHTALNHYAWTKDRLLIVTLADVASRVEIATPPSRDDPSPANGRYPQRPSSRLRSSRGAWRREPQPGLPAATNTVIAAADDTGDEFFLDSSGFVAPSRLMRGTDDGKLESIKSAPAFFDAENMSVTQHFVASKDGTPIPYFVVRPAGADGPGPTLLSGYGGFEVSRTPGYDGVLGRLWLARGGTYAVANIRGGGEYGPGWHTQAMRENRHKVAEDFAAVATDLVDRGITTVGQLGARGGSNGGLLMGIMLTKYPERFGALVCDVPLLDMKRYHLLLAGASWVAEYGDPDHPDDWAFISEYSPYQNISTGRDYPPVLFTTSTRDDRVHPGHARKMTAALEAAGHPVWYYENIEGGHAGAADNEQVAFKSALSYSFLWRTLGT, encoded by the coding sequence ATGACGTCTGAAACCGCCGCCGCCGAAAACAACGATGACCCCTACCTGTGGCTCGAGGAGGTCACCGGCGACGAGGCGCTGGCCTGGGTGCGCGCGCGCAACGAACCCACGCTGGCGGAATTCGGCGGTGCGGAGTTCGAGCGGATGCGCGCCGAGGCCCTCGAGGTGCTCGACACCGACGCCCGGATTCCCTATGTGGTGCGCCGCGGCGAGTACCTCTACAACTTCTGGCGCGACGCCGCCAACCCGCGCGGGCTGTGGCGGCGCACCACGCTGGACGGCTACCGCACCGACTCCCCGGACTGGGACGTGCTGATCGATGTCGATGAACTGGGGCGAGCCGACGACGAGAAATGGGTGTGGGCGGGCGCCGGCGTCATCGAGCCCGACCACACCCGCGCGCTGATCGGGCTGTCCCGTGGCGGCTCGGACGCGTCCATCGTGCGCGAATTCGACATGGCGACACGCGAATTCGTCGCCGGCGGGTTCGAGCTGCCGGAGGCCAAGTCACAGATCGCCTGGGCCGATCCGGATACCGTGTTGGTGGGCACCGACTTCGGCGCCGGCTCGCTGACCGAGTCCGGCTACCCGCGGGTGATCAAGCGGTGGCGACGGGGCACGCCGCTGGCTGACGCCGAGACCGTTTTCGAGGGCGCCCGCGCCGACGTCCGCGTCTCGGCGTCGGTGGACCGGACGCCCGGATTCGAGCGCACCCTGGTGCTGCGGGCCCTCGACTTCTGGAACGACGAGGTCTACGAGCTGCGGGGCCCGGAGCTGATCCGCATCGACGCCCCCACCGACGCCGGCGTGTCGATACACCGCGAGTGGTTATTGATCGAGCTGCGCAGCGACTGGCACTTCCGCGACGAGGCGTACACCGCGGGCTCGCTGCTGGCGGCCGACTATAACGAATTCCTCGCCGGCACAGCGCAATTGCGGGTGGTGTTCGAGCCGGACGCGCACACCGCCCTGAACCACTACGCGTGGACGAAGGACCGCCTGCTGATCGTCACCCTGGCCGACGTGGCCAGCCGCGTGGAGATCGCCACGCCGCCTTCGCGTGACGACCCGTCCCCCGCAAACGGGAGGTACCCCCAGCGCCCTTCGTCGCGCTTGCGATCGTCACGGGGCGCGTGGCGGCGCGAACCCCAGCCGGGCCTTCCGGCCGCGACCAACACCGTCATCGCCGCCGCCGACGACACCGGCGACGAGTTCTTCCTCGACTCCAGCGGATTCGTCGCGCCCTCGCGCCTGATGCGCGGCACCGACGACGGGAAGCTGGAATCGATCAAGTCCGCGCCGGCCTTCTTCGACGCCGAAAACATGTCCGTAACACAGCATTTCGTGGCGTCGAAGGATGGCACGCCGATCCCCTACTTCGTCGTGCGGCCCGCCGGCGCCGACGGCCCCGGGCCCACCCTGCTGAGCGGGTACGGCGGATTCGAGGTGTCGCGAACACCCGGGTACGACGGCGTGCTGGGCCGGCTGTGGCTGGCCCGCGGGGGCACCTACGCGGTGGCCAACATCCGCGGCGGCGGCGAATACGGGCCCGGCTGGCACACCCAGGCGATGCGCGAGAACCGCCACAAGGTGGCCGAGGACTTCGCCGCGGTGGCAACCGATTTGGTGGATCGCGGGATCACGACGGTGGGGCAGCTGGGCGCGCGGGGCGGCAGCAACGGCGGGCTGCTGATGGGCATCATGCTCACCAAATATCCCGAAAGGTTCGGCGCGCTGGTCTGCGACGTGCCGCTGCTGGACATGAAGCGCTACCACCTGCTGCTGGCCGGGGCCTCGTGGGTGGCCGAGTACGGCGATCCAGACCACCCGGACGATTGGGCATTCATCTCCGAATACTCTCCGTACCAAAACATTTCGACGGGCCGCGACTACCCGCCGGTGCTGTTCACCACGTCCACCCGCGACGACCGCGTGCACCCCGGCCATGCCCGCAAGATGACGGCGGCGCTCGAGGCCGCCGGCCATCCGGTCTGGTACTACGAAAACATCGAGGGCGGCCACGCCGGCGCCGCCGACAACGAGCAAGTCGCGTTCAAGTCGGCGCTGAGCTACTCGTTTTTATGGCGGACGCTGGGCACTTGA
- a CDS encoding type II toxin-antitoxin system VapC family toxin, with product MIIDTSAVLALIQDEQPHAVEVVAALAGARDPVMSAPTVAECLIVLTARHGPVARTIFERLRTEIDLDIADFTNEHAAAAQRAFLRYGKGRHPAALNFGDCMTYAAAQISHQPLLAVGNDFPRTDLEFNGGVIGYWPIPAA from the coding sequence ATGATCATCGACACCAGCGCCGTCCTGGCGCTCATTCAAGACGAGCAGCCGCACGCCGTAGAGGTCGTCGCGGCCCTGGCCGGCGCGCGTGACCCGGTGATGTCGGCGCCGACCGTCGCGGAATGTCTGATCGTCTTGACCGCCCGCCATGGGCCCGTCGCGCGCACCATCTTTGAGCGTCTTCGCACCGAAATCGACTTGGATATAGCGGATTTCACCAACGAACATGCAGCCGCCGCGCAACGCGCGTTCTTGCGGTACGGCAAGGGCCGCCATCCTGCAGCCCTCAACTTCGGCGACTGCATGACCTACGCCGCGGCCCAAATCAGCCACCAACCGCTCCTGGCGGTCGGCAACGACTTCCCGCGCACCGACCTCGAGTTCAACGGTGGCGTCATCGGCTACTGGCCGATCCCAGCTGCTTGA
- a CDS encoding MMPL/RND family transporter, with amino-acid sequence MSDNQAAGLPHMPIFARSVHKFAPLIVLGWVGLVVVLSTFVPSLDKVGKEHTVSMSPSDAASMQAMKRVGKVFNEFDSDSAIMIVLEGDKPLGDDAHHFYDQLIKKLEADKQHVQHVQDFWGDPLTAAGSQSSDGKAAYVQVYLVGNQGESKANESVEAVRRIVHNVPAPPGVKAYVTGAAALTADQSVAGEKGVIKVTILTFIVIIMMLLWVYRSIVTVFITLLMVVFELFAARQVVAFLAYNNIIGLSTFAVNLLVLMAIAAGTDYAIFVLGRYQEARSLGEDRDQAFYTMFHGTAHVVLGSGLTIAGAMYCLSFTRLPYFQTLGVPCAVGMLVAVFAALTLGPAVLTVGSRFGLFDPKRKMRTRGWRRVGTAIVRWPGPVLAVSVAIALIGLLALPGYKTNYDNRKYLPGYTLANVGYDAAERHFPNARMNPELLLIETDHDMRNPAGMLVLDRIARGVFHIPGVARVQAITRPLGTPIEHTSIPFQISMQNTTQVENQQYMHQRMDDMLKQADAMQQSIDTMQRMYNITSQMAAVTHHMDGLTHEMLDVTAQLRDNIANFDDFFRPIRSYFYWEKHCFDIPACWSLRSIFDALDGLDQITEKFTYLSGDIAQLDALMPQMLAQMPPMIATMQTMKQMMLTMHSSMSSLYDQMDVMSQNSTAMGQAFDAAKNDDSFYIPPEVFDNPDFKRGLKMFLSPDGHAARFIISHEGDPATPEGISHVDPIKKAAKEAIKGTPLEGAKIWLGGTAAVYKDMRDGSKYDLMIAGISAACLILIIMLIITRSLVAAVTIVGTVLISLGASFGLSVLVWQDIIGFELHWMVLAMSVILLLAVGSDYNLLLVSRFKEEIHAGIKTGIIRSMAGTGAVVTSAGLVFAATMASFVASDLKVMGQVGTTIALGLLFDTLIVRSFMMPSVAALMGRWFWWPTQVRTRPASQMLRPYGPRPAVRALLSPEEPRSRDAGAADTDRFPVSAPHY; translated from the coding sequence ATGAGCGATAACCAGGCCGCCGGCCTCCCGCACATGCCAATTTTTGCGCGGAGTGTCCACAAATTCGCGCCGCTGATCGTCCTGGGGTGGGTGGGACTCGTCGTCGTCCTCAGTACGTTCGTGCCCTCCCTGGACAAAGTCGGCAAGGAACACACGGTGTCGATGAGCCCGAGCGACGCGGCGTCGATGCAGGCGATGAAGCGCGTCGGCAAGGTGTTCAACGAATTCGACAGCGACAGCGCGATCATGATCGTCCTGGAGGGCGACAAGCCGCTTGGCGACGATGCCCACCATTTCTACGACCAACTGATCAAGAAGCTCGAGGCGGACAAGCAGCACGTCCAGCACGTCCAGGACTTCTGGGGGGATCCGCTGACGGCGGCCGGTTCGCAGAGCTCGGACGGCAAGGCGGCCTACGTTCAGGTCTACCTGGTCGGTAATCAGGGCGAGAGCAAGGCCAACGAATCCGTCGAGGCGGTCCGCAGGATCGTGCACAACGTCCCGGCGCCGCCCGGGGTCAAGGCCTACGTGACCGGCGCGGCGGCGCTGACCGCCGATCAGTCGGTAGCCGGTGAAAAGGGCGTCATTAAGGTCACGATCCTCACCTTCATCGTGATCATCATGATGCTGCTGTGGGTCTACCGCTCGATAGTCACGGTGTTCATCACCCTGCTGATGGTGGTGTTCGAGCTGTTCGCGGCCCGGCAGGTCGTCGCTTTCCTGGCCTATAACAACATCATTGGCCTTTCCACCTTCGCGGTTAACCTGCTGGTGTTGATGGCCATCGCGGCCGGCACGGACTACGCGATCTTCGTCCTCGGGCGATATCAAGAGGCGCGGTCGCTGGGCGAGGACCGGGATCAGGCCTTCTACACCATGTTCCACGGGACCGCGCACGTGGTGCTGGGCTCCGGCCTGACCATCGCCGGCGCGATGTACTGCCTCAGCTTCACCCGGCTGCCCTATTTCCAGACGCTCGGCGTGCCCTGTGCGGTGGGGATGCTCGTCGCCGTCTTCGCGGCGCTCACCCTCGGCCCCGCGGTGTTGACGGTGGGCAGTCGCTTCGGTCTGTTCGACCCCAAGCGCAAGATGCGGACGCGGGGCTGGCGACGGGTGGGCACCGCGATCGTGCGGTGGCCCGGGCCGGTCCTGGCCGTGTCGGTCGCGATCGCGCTCATCGGGTTGCTCGCCCTGCCCGGGTACAAGACGAACTACGACAATCGCAAGTATCTGCCGGGGTATACCTTGGCAAACGTCGGATACGACGCCGCGGAACGGCATTTCCCCAACGCCCGAATGAATCCGGAATTGCTCTTGATCGAGACCGATCACGATATGCGCAATCCGGCGGGCATGCTGGTGCTGGACCGGATCGCCCGGGGCGTCTTCCACATCCCCGGTGTCGCGCGCGTCCAGGCGATAACCAGGCCGCTGGGAACGCCGATCGAGCACACGTCGATCCCGTTCCAGATCAGCATGCAAAACACGACGCAGGTCGAAAACCAGCAGTACATGCATCAACGCATGGACGACATGCTCAAGCAGGCCGACGCGATGCAGCAGTCCATCGACACGATGCAGCGCATGTACAACATCACGTCGCAGATGGCCGCCGTCACGCACCACATGGACGGCCTCACGCATGAAATGTTGGATGTCACAGCCCAATTGCGGGACAACATCGCCAATTTCGACGACTTCTTCCGGCCGATCCGCAGCTACTTCTACTGGGAGAAGCACTGTTTCGACATTCCCGCCTGCTGGTCGCTGAGATCCATCTTCGACGCGCTCGACGGTCTGGACCAGATCACCGAAAAGTTCACGTATCTTTCGGGCGACATCGCCCAGCTGGACGCGTTGATGCCGCAGATGCTGGCGCAGATGCCGCCGATGATCGCCACCATGCAGACGATGAAGCAGATGATGCTGACCATGCACAGCTCGATGTCCTCGCTGTACGACCAGATGGACGTGATGAGCCAGAACTCGACCGCCATGGGCCAGGCTTTCGACGCCGCCAAGAACGACGACTCGTTCTACATTCCGCCGGAGGTCTTCGACAACCCCGACTTCAAGCGGGGCCTGAAGATGTTCCTGTCGCCGGACGGGCACGCGGCCCGGTTCATCATCTCCCATGAGGGGGATCCGGCTACCCCCGAAGGGATTTCGCACGTCGATCCGATCAAGAAAGCGGCGAAGGAAGCCATCAAGGGCACCCCGCTGGAGGGCGCCAAGATCTGGCTCGGCGGCACCGCCGCCGTGTACAAGGACATGCGCGACGGATCCAAGTACGACCTCATGATCGCCGGCATCTCCGCGGCCTGCCTGATTTTGATCATCATGCTGATCATCACCCGAAGCCTGGTCGCCGCGGTCACCATCGTGGGCACCGTGCTGATCTCGTTGGGTGCGTCGTTCGGGCTTTCCGTGCTGGTGTGGCAGGACATCATCGGCTTCGAGCTGCACTGGATGGTGCTCGCGATGTCGGTCATCCTGCTGTTGGCGGTGGGCTCCGACTACAACCTGCTGCTGGTATCCCGCTTCAAGGAGGAGATCCATGCCGGCATCAAGACCGGCATCATCCGCTCGATGGCCGGCACCGGCGCCGTGGTGACCTCCGCCGGTCTGGTGTTCGCCGCCACCATGGCGTCCTTCGTGGCCAGCGATCTGAAGGTCATGGGGCAGGTGGGTACCACCATCGCCCTGGGCCTGTTGTTCGACACCCTGATCGTGCGCTCGTTCATGATGCCGTCCGTCGCCGCGCTGATGGGGCGCTGGTTCTGGTGGCCGACACAGGTGCGCACCCGCCCCGCAAGCCAGATGCTTCGGCCCTACGGGCCCCGCCCGGCCGTCCGGGCCCTGCTGTCGCCCGAGGAACCCCGCTCTCGCGACGCCGGCGCGGCCGACACCGACCGGTTCCCGGTGAGCGCGCCTCATTACTGA
- a CDS encoding TetR family transcriptional regulator: protein MRYPRPVAPLTFQRARTEENKRQRAAALVEAARSLALEAGVASVTLTAVASRAGIHYSAVRRYFTSHKEVLLHLAAEGWVRWSAMVCAELAAPGPASPERVAETLANGLAADPLFCDLLANLHLHLEHEVDAERVVDIRRTISAAAIAIADAIERALPALGRSGAFDILIAAYSLAAAFWHIANPPERLTDAYADEPEALPPEWNIEFPSALTRVLTATCIGLVSESH from the coding sequence GTGCGTTATCCTCGGCCGGTGGCGCCACTGACCTTTCAGCGCGCCCGCACGGAGGAAAACAAGCGTCAACGTGCGGCGGCGCTCGTCGAAGCCGCGCGTTCGTTGGCGCTCGAGGCCGGCGTCGCGTCGGTCACCCTGACCGCCGTCGCCAGCCGCGCCGGGATTCATTACTCCGCGGTGCGTCGCTACTTCACCTCGCACAAAGAGGTCTTGTTGCACCTCGCCGCCGAGGGGTGGGTGCGCTGGTCGGCCATGGTGTGCGCGGAGTTGGCCGCGCCGGGTCCGGCCTCGCCGGAGCGGGTGGCCGAGACGCTGGCCAACGGGCTGGCCGCCGACCCGCTGTTTTGCGACCTGCTGGCCAACCTGCACCTGCATCTCGAACACGAGGTCGACGCCGAGCGGGTCGTCGACATCAGGCGGACCATTTCCGCCGCCGCGATCGCGATCGCCGACGCGATCGAGCGCGCGCTGCCGGCGCTCGGCAGGTCCGGCGCCTTCGACATCCTGATCGCCGCCTACTCCCTGGCCGCCGCGTTCTGGCACATCGCCAACCCCCCCGAGCGGCTCACCGACGCCTATGCCGACGAGCCGGAGGCCCTCCCGCCGGAGTGGAATATCGAATTCCCGTCGGCCCTCACCCGGGTGCTCACGGCCACCTGTATCGGCCTCGTCTCCGAATCGCATTGA
- a CDS encoding crotonase/enoyl-CoA hydratase family protein, whose translation MPTSHFETLLYTTAGPVATITLNRPEQLNTIVPPMPDEIEAAVGLAERDHDIKVIVLRGAGRAFSGGYDFGGGFRHWGESMMTDGRWDPGKDFAMVSARETGPTQKFMAIWRASKPVIAQVHGWCVGGASDYALCADIVIASDDAVIGTPYSRMWGAYLTGMWLYRLSLARVKWHSLTGRPLTGAQAAEVELINEAVPFERLEARVAEIAADLARIPLSQLRAQKLIVNQAYENMGLASTQTLGGILDGLMRNTPEALDFVETAKTRGVRAAVEHRDGPFGDYSQAPPELRPDPAHVIVPDRDG comes from the coding sequence ATGCCGACATCGCACTTCGAAACACTGCTGTACACGACGGCCGGCCCGGTCGCCACCATCACGTTGAACCGACCCGAGCAGCTCAACACCATCGTCCCGCCCATGCCCGACGAGATCGAGGCGGCCGTCGGGCTGGCCGAGCGGGACCACGACATCAAGGTCATCGTGTTGCGGGGCGCCGGCCGCGCCTTCTCCGGCGGCTACGACTTCGGCGGCGGCTTCCGGCACTGGGGCGAGTCGATGATGACCGACGGTCGGTGGGACCCGGGCAAGGACTTCGCCATGGTCAGCGCCCGCGAGACGGGGCCGACGCAGAAGTTCATGGCCATCTGGCGGGCGTCCAAGCCGGTGATCGCCCAGGTGCACGGCTGGTGCGTCGGCGGGGCCAGCGACTACGCGCTGTGCGCCGACATCGTCATCGCCAGCGACGACGCCGTGATCGGCACCCCGTACAGCCGGATGTGGGGGGCCTACCTGACCGGCATGTGGCTGTATCGGCTGAGTCTGGCCAGGGTCAAGTGGCACTCGCTGACGGGCCGGCCGCTGACCGGCGCGCAGGCCGCCGAAGTCGAGCTGATCAACGAGGCCGTGCCGTTCGAGCGGTTGGAAGCTCGCGTGGCCGAGATCGCCGCCGACCTGGCGCGAATTCCGTTGTCGCAGTTGCGGGCGCAAAAGCTGATCGTCAACCAGGCCTACGAGAACATGGGCCTGGCGTCCACGCAGACGCTCGGCGGCATCCTCGACGGCCTGATGCGCAACACCCCCGAGGCGCTCGATTTCGTCGAGACCGCCAAGACCCGGGGCGTGCGCGCGGCGGTCGAGCACCGCGACGGTCCGTTCGGCGATTACAGCCAGGCGCCGCCCGAGCTGCGGCCGGACCCGGCGCACGTCATCGTGCCTGATCGCGATGGATAG
- a CDS encoding MmpS family protein: MLSRTWIPLVIAAVVVVGGFIVYRVHGYFGSEKRESYADSNLQNPKPFNPKRIVYEVFGPPGTMADISYFDVNADPKRVDGAQLPWSLHITTDKAAVMGNLTARGDSDSIGCRITVDDVVKAERISNEVHAYTFCLVKSA; the protein is encoded by the coding sequence GTGCTGTCCCGGACGTGGATTCCACTGGTCATCGCGGCGGTGGTGGTGGTCGGCGGGTTCATCGTGTACCGGGTCCATGGCTACTTCGGCTCGGAGAAGCGCGAATCGTATGCCGACAGCAACCTGCAAAACCCCAAGCCGTTCAACCCGAAACGGATTGTCTACGAGGTCTTCGGACCGCCCGGGACGATGGCCGACATCAGCTACTTCGACGTCAACGCCGACCCCAAACGCGTCGACGGGGCACAGTTGCCATGGTCGCTGCACATCACCACCGACAAGGCGGCCGTGATGGGAAACCTTACGGCGCGGGGCGATAGCGATAGCATCGGCTGCCGCATCACGGTCGACGACGTGGTCAAGGCCGAGAGAATTTCCAACGAGGTCCACGCCTACACCTTCTGCCTGGTGAAGTCCGCGTGA
- a CDS encoding DUF5078 domain-containing protein — MSRPSSSLRAGVVFSAFLLALSIAAAIFPKTAAADSTEDFPIPRRMIATTCDAEQILAATRDTSPVYYQRYMIDFNNHPNVQQATIDKIHWFYSLSPEGRRDYSEHFYDGGVDPLWLAWPNHFKIFFNNKGVVAKSTDACNQYPPGDMSVWNWS; from the coding sequence ATGTCTCGGCCGAGTTCCAGCCTGCGTGCAGGCGTCGTTTTTTCTGCCTTTCTCCTAGCTTTGAGCATCGCCGCCGCGATCTTCCCCAAGACCGCCGCGGCCGATTCCACGGAAGACTTCCCGATTCCCCGGCGGATGATCGCCACCACCTGCGACGCCGAGCAGATATTGGCGGCCACCAGGGACACCAGCCCGGTGTACTACCAGCGCTACATGATCGACTTCAACAACCACCCCAACGTCCAGCAGGCGACCATCGACAAGATCCACTGGTTCTACTCGCTATCGCCGGAGGGTCGCCGCGATTATTCCGAGCACTTCTACGACGGCGGCGTCGATCCGCTGTGGCTGGCCTGGCCCAACCACTTCAAGATCTTCTTCAACAACAAGGGCGTCGTCGCCAAGTCCACCGACGCGTGCAACCAATACCCGCCCGGCGACATGTCGGTGTGGAACTGGTCCTAG
- a CDS encoding type II toxin-antitoxin system VapB family antitoxin yields MALNIKDPEVDRLATELAARLHTNKTGAIRHALNAQLALLQAHAGYREERLLDIMRTEIWPLLTDRTPVTKREREEILGYDPEIGV; encoded by the coding sequence ATGGCTCTGAATATCAAGGACCCCGAGGTCGACCGGCTAGCCACGGAGCTCGCCGCCCGCCTTCACACCAACAAGACCGGCGCCATTCGCCATGCCCTCAACGCCCAACTGGCGCTACTGCAAGCGCACGCCGGCTACCGCGAGGAGCGGCTCCTCGACATCATGCGCACCGAAATATGGCCGCTGCTCACCGACCGCACCCCCGTGACCAAACGTGAACGCGAGGAAATCCTGGGCTACGACCCCGAGATCGGAGTGTGA